Proteins from a genomic interval of Clostridium scatologenes:
- a CDS encoding stage V sporulation protein D yields MIAKKPSLKKEVTILVQKRKNNSSKKSFFILVMLIFIFLGLIGRLFYIMHIKSPVYKAKALDQWTKDYEIPARRGRILDRNGMEIAVSMNAYRVDLDMVTLRETLINKKITMDQLAEKLSPILNVTTDKISAILNRTLPNGKPIQSAILARGVDKPQVDKIKELNIRGLIISSDSKRYYPNNNFLAGVLGYVNLEGNGVSGVELNYNKELSGTPGRTTFEGDRNTSQLPYGNSDYKAPVNGKDVVLTIDENIQSIAEKAAQKALTDNKAKSVTITVMDPKTGEILAMVNKPDFDPNNPGKDSKGNPVKSVEDAVKNIAVQSAFEPGSIFKVITSYAAMKENVANENSSFYCNGSVKVDKHPINCWDLNGHGAESFVDIIKNSCNVGFVQLGLQLGKGRLGYYVSLFGFGQKTGIDLPGESTGIVKNPEKLTNVDLATLAFGQGLSVTAVQYLAAFNSVANGGTWIKPHIMKQITHSDENNNPIVDKTFTDLGKKSILDSNTAATLRTYLEKVVSERSGVGHNAFIEGYHIAGKTGTAQKANPKGGGYETDKYFSSFAGMAPVDDPKITLLVSVDEPDPSNYYGSQVSAPVAKDLFSQIFNYMIMKGQLSLDKPAN; encoded by the coding sequence AAAGCTTTAGATCAATGGACAAAGGATTATGAAATTCCTGCCAGAAGAGGTAGAATACTAGATCGTAATGGTATGGAAATAGCTGTGAGCATGAATGCCTATAGAGTTGATCTTGATATGGTTACATTAAGAGAAACTTTAATAAATAAAAAAATTACAATGGATCAACTCGCTGAAAAGTTATCACCTATACTAAATGTAACCACTGATAAAATATCTGCTATTTTAAACAGAACTTTACCTAATGGAAAACCAATACAATCTGCTATTCTAGCTAGAGGTGTTGATAAACCTCAAGTAGATAAAATAAAGGAATTAAATATAAGAGGTCTTATTATATCTTCTGATTCAAAAAGATATTATCCAAATAATAATTTTTTAGCTGGAGTACTCGGTTATGTAAATTTAGAAGGCAATGGTGTTTCTGGTGTAGAACTAAACTATAATAAGGAGTTATCAGGAACTCCTGGACGCACTACCTTTGAAGGAGATAGAAATACATCTCAATTGCCATATGGTAATTCAGATTATAAGGCTCCTGTTAATGGTAAAGATGTTGTTTTAACTATTGATGAGAACATTCAATCCATAGCAGAAAAAGCTGCTCAAAAGGCTCTAACTGATAACAAAGCTAAATCAGTTACCATAACTGTGATGGATCCTAAAACTGGTGAAATATTAGCCATGGTAAACAAACCAGATTTTGATCCAAACAATCCAGGAAAAGATTCAAAAGGAAATCCTGTAAAATCCGTAGAGGATGCTGTAAAAAACATTGCTGTACAAAGTGCTTTTGAACCTGGTTCTATATTTAAGGTAATTACTTCCTATGCAGCAATGAAAGAAAATGTAGCAAATGAAAATAGTTCATTTTACTGTAATGGCAGTGTAAAAGTGGATAAGCATCCTATTAACTGCTGGGATTTAAATGGTCATGGAGCAGAAAGTTTTGTTGACATAATCAAGAATTCCTGTAATGTAGGATTCGTCCAATTAGGACTTCAGTTAGGAAAAGGACGTTTAGGATACTATGTTTCTTTATTTGGGTTTGGTCAAAAAACAGGTATTGATTTACCTGGAGAGTCTACTGGTATAGTTAAGAATCCTGAAAAATTAACTAATGTTGACTTGGCTACTTTAGCTTTTGGACAAGGTCTTTCAGTTACTGCCGTCCAATATTTAGCTGCTTTTAATTCTGTAGCAAATGGTGGTACTTGGATAAAGCCTCATATTATGAAGCAAATAACTCATTCAGATGAAAATAATAATCCGATAGTAGATAAAACCTTTACTGACCTTGGTAAAAAATCAATTCTTGATTCTAATACTGCTGCTACTTTAAGAACTTATTTAGAAAAAGTAGTAAGTGAACGTAGTGGAGTTGGACATAATGCTTTTATTGAAGGCTATCATATTGCAGGTAAAACTGGAACTGCTCAAAAAGCAAATCCAAAGGGCGGTGGATACGAAACTGATAAGTATTTTTCTTCTTTTGCTGGTATGGCACCTGTAGATGATCCTAAAATTACTTTACTAGTTTCAGTAGATGAACCTGATCCATCAAACTATTATGGCAGTCAAGTATCTGCACCAGTAGCTAAAGATCTTTTTAGCCAAATATTTAATTATATGATAATGAAAGGTCAATTATCACTGGATAAACCTGCTAACTAG
- a CDS encoding DUF5105 domain-containing protein yields MKNLKRNLAICMSLLMIPLMLMGCKPKVGPDETAKTLVEFAIKGDQSGVSKIGVSQNEINDAVKAEKNGFLKEIKSTFTTQGLNITDAQVNAIYNAIMDDFKKVTVTAQVASQNDKTADVKLKSTYFDLEAISMKAAKAAIAEFENSGITDEKELKTKLTDSFVKNLITELKNTKPSEAKEKTFKFVVKDKVWLPENESKFFSDVAKLVSGQK; encoded by the coding sequence ATGAAAAACTTAAAAAGAAATTTAGCAATATGCATGAGTTTGCTAATGATTCCTTTAATGCTAATGGGATGTAAGCCTAAGGTAGGTCCTGATGAAACTGCGAAAACTTTGGTTGAATTTGCTATTAAAGGAGATCAAAGTGGTGTATCAAAAATTGGAGTATCTCAAAATGAAATTAATGATGCTGTAAAGGCTGAAAAAAATGGGTTTCTTAAAGAAATAAAAAGCACTTTTACAACTCAAGGATTAAATATTACAGATGCACAGGTGAATGCAATTTACAATGCTATTATGGATGACTTTAAAAAGGTTACAGTAACTGCACAAGTTGCTTCGCAAAATGACAAAACTGCTGATGTAAAATTGAAATCAACTTATTTTGATTTAGAAGCAATTTCTATGAAAGCTGCAAAGGCTGCTATTGCTGAATTTGAAAATTCAGGAATAACAGATGAAAAAGAGCTTAAAACAAAATTAACAGATTCTTTTGTCAAAAATTTAATAACAGAATTAAAAAATACCAAACCATCAGAAGCTAAAGAAAAAACTTTTAAATTTGTGGTAAAGGATAAAGTTTGGTTACCAGAAAATGAAAGTAAATTCTTTTCAGATGTAGCTAAATTAGTTTCTGGTCAAAAATAA
- a CDS encoding DUF1256 domain-containing protein, whose product MIVDKVRLTSPYAENIIVKSLITNDLINKDTAIICLGTNDCIEDLIGPFTGTLIEENKKNLNIKVYGTLDFPINSLNIKSKLPHIEKKEKHILTVDSILSLKDDVGMILLKNGGINPGSALGKNIPSIGNSSIMCSVSEKLQYLLLNKNVSFNDIYKFSKIVCNSIIKAKNFVN is encoded by the coding sequence ATGATTGTAGACAAAGTTAGATTAACTTCCCCTTATGCCGAAAATATAATAGTAAAATCACTAATAACTAATGATCTTATAAATAAAGATACCGCCATAATATGCTTAGGTACAAATGATTGTATAGAGGATCTAATTGGCCCCTTTACAGGGACTCTCATTGAAGAAAACAAAAAAAATTTAAATATTAAAGTATATGGTACATTAGATTTTCCCATTAATTCTCTAAATATCAAAAGTAAACTTCCTCATATAGAAAAAAAGGAAAAGCATATTTTAACTGTAGATTCTATTTTATCTCTTAAAGATGACGTTGGAATGATATTATTAAAAAATGGCGGCATAAACCCAGGTTCTGCTTTAGGTAAAAACATACCTTCAATAGGCAACAGCAGTATTATGTGCAGCGTATCAGAAAAACTACAATATCTGCTGCTCAATAAAAATGTAAGCTTTAATGATATTTATAAATTTTCTAAAATTGTTTGTAATTCTATAATTAAGGCAAAAAACTTTGTAAATTAA
- the add gene encoding adenosine deaminase, which produces MDYNKIIKNLPKVDLHCHLDGSLRPQTIIDIAVKENIDIPTKELKEFEKYVKVFGECNSLKDYLDKFELPINVMQNKKNIYRITSELLEDVSKDNVRYIEIRFAPFNHTQKGLKVEEVIEAAIEAMKDGRKKYGVMSNLILCAMRHESVESSKRLVEIGKKYLGKGVVAVDLAGNEHDFPPEIHKEAFDLARKYGFHCTIHAGETGIEQNIIKSIELLHAERIGHGVYAFKDEKIVKYLKDKQIPLEMCITSNIDTKAVKAYELHPIKKYLDEGLVVTVNTDNMTVSNISLNDEFNHLAKEQNFTLEDIKKVIRNGIEASFASEDDKNILRNQYEEALKIL; this is translated from the coding sequence ATGGATTATAATAAAATAATTAAAAATCTCCCTAAGGTAGATCTTCACTGTCATTTAGATGGAAGTTTAAGACCGCAAACTATAATTGATATTGCTGTGAAGGAGAATATAGATATTCCAACTAAAGAATTAAAAGAATTTGAGAAGTATGTAAAGGTCTTTGGAGAATGCAATTCTTTAAAAGATTATTTGGATAAATTTGAATTACCAATTAACGTTATGCAAAATAAAAAAAATATATATAGAATAACTAGTGAACTTTTAGAAGATGTTTCAAAGGATAATGTAAGATACATAGAAATAAGATTTGCACCTTTTAACCATACGCAAAAAGGACTTAAAGTAGAAGAAGTTATAGAAGCTGCTATTGAAGCTATGAAAGATGGAAGAAAAAAGTATGGAGTTATGTCCAATTTGATTTTATGTGCTATGAGACATGAATCTGTAGAAAGTAGTAAGCGTTTAGTTGAAATAGGTAAGAAATATCTAGGAAAAGGAGTAGTAGCAGTAGATTTAGCAGGCAATGAGCATGATTTTCCTCCAGAAATTCACAAAGAAGCTTTTGACTTAGCACGAAAATATGGATTTCATTGTACAATACATGCAGGGGAAACGGGAATAGAACAGAATATAATAAAGTCAATTGAATTGCTTCATGCAGAAAGAATAGGACATGGAGTATATGCTTTTAAGGATGAAAAGATAGTTAAATATTTAAAAGATAAACAAATACCTTTAGAAATGTGTATAACAAGTAACATTGATACTAAAGCGGTTAAAGCCTATGAACTTCATCCTATAAAAAAATATTTGGATGAAGGTTTGGTGGTAACAGTAAACACGGACAATATGACAGTTTCTAATATATCTTTAAATGATGAGTTTAATCATTTAGCTAAAGAACAAAATTTTACTTTAGAAGACATAAAAAAGGTTATAAGGAATGGAATAGAAGCTTCTTTTGCTTCTGAGGATGATAAAAATATATTGAGAAATCAATATGAAGAGGCTTTAAAAATATTATAA
- a CDS encoding anthranilate synthase component II: MFLMIDNYDSFVYNLVRYLEELKENVMVYRNDKLTLEDVEKMHPKGIIISPGPKSPEQSGICIDIIKKFSNKIPILGICLGHQCIGYAFGANIIKGKEPVHGKVFKVNHKNTGIFKGLKNPVGVTRYHSLIIEKETLPKCLNITCETTDGVIMGIRHKEYLVEGVQFHPEAELTECGHEMLKNFIEEAKKFTRR; this comes from the coding sequence ATGTTTCTTATGATTGATAACTATGATTCATTTGTATATAACCTGGTAAGATATTTAGAAGAATTAAAAGAAAATGTTATGGTCTACAGGAATGATAAATTAACATTGGAAGATGTAGAAAAAATGCACCCCAAAGGAATTATAATTTCTCCAGGACCTAAATCTCCTGAGCAATCAGGTATTTGTATAGATATAATCAAAAAATTTAGTAATAAAATTCCTATTTTAGGTATATGTCTTGGTCATCAATGTATTGGTTATGCTTTTGGCGCTAATATAATAAAAGGAAAAGAACCTGTACACGGAAAAGTATTCAAAGTGAATCATAAAAATACAGGAATATTTAAAGGTCTTAAAAATCCAGTTGGTGTTACAAGATATCATTCATTGATAATAGAAAAGGAAACACTTCCAAAATGTCTTAATATAACCTGCGAAACTACTGATGGAGTCATAATGGGTATAAGACATAAAGAATATCTTGTTGAAGGGGTACAATTTCATCCTGAAGCAGAATTAACAGAATGCGGACATGAAATGCTTAAGAATTTTATAGAAGAAGCAAAAAAGTTTACTAGGAGGTAA
- the pabB gene encoding aminodeoxychorismate synthase component I, producing MDFLIEEIQTDLDAFDIYSLFKNDKTVTLLDSGMGAENLGRYSFIGLNSFTNFKYQDNICIINGKKFYGEPFQELNKLINKYKIENNTKFPYVAGSMGYFSYDLGRTIEDIPIIAEEEVKIPDCYFYFYDNAVIVDNLKKRTYITAIGILRSKKDSINKIKHKILSGNKIEYSEILRNNTNFTSNFIKDKYIKTIEKVKHFIKSGDIYITNLTQRFCCETKKEPYEIYKDLRYINPAPFAALINVEDFTLISSSPERFLKIKNNIVETRPIKGTRPRGKNEDEDLKNRQELINSEKDKSELLMIVDLERNDLSKVCKPYSVKVTELFKLEEYSTVFHLVSTITGELKDECTSIDCIKACFPGGSITGAPKVRSMEVIEKLEPTKRNIYTGCIGYLGFDGNADLNIVIRTILMKGKKAYLGVGGGITWESEAQAEYDETLDKAKALMKVL from the coding sequence ATGGATTTTTTGATTGAAGAAATACAAACAGATTTAGATGCTTTTGATATTTACTCATTATTTAAGAATGATAAAACAGTTACCCTTTTGGATAGTGGTATGGGGGCAGAAAACTTGGGAAGATACTCCTTTATAGGACTAAATTCCTTTACTAATTTTAAATATCAAGATAATATTTGTATTATAAATGGTAAAAAGTTTTATGGGGAGCCTTTTCAAGAGCTTAATAAACTTATTAACAAATATAAAATTGAAAACAATACCAAATTTCCATATGTAGCAGGTTCTATGGGTTATTTCTCCTATGACTTAGGAAGAACTATAGAGGATATTCCTATAATAGCTGAGGAAGAAGTAAAAATACCTGATTGTTATTTTTACTTTTATGACAATGCAGTGATAGTAGATAACTTAAAAAAGCGAACTTATATCACTGCCATTGGCATATTAAGATCAAAAAAAGACAGCATAAATAAAATAAAACATAAAATATTAAGTGGAAACAAGATCGAATATAGTGAAATACTTAGAAACAATACAAATTTTACATCAAACTTTATAAAAGACAAATACATAAAGACTATAGAAAAGGTTAAACATTTTATAAAAAGTGGAGATATTTACATTACTAACTTAACTCAAAGATTTTGTTGTGAAACAAAAAAAGAGCCCTATGAGATATACAAAGACTTAAGATACATAAATCCAGCACCTTTTGCTGCACTAATAAATGTTGAAGATTTCACTTTAATATCTTCTTCACCAGAGAGATTTTTAAAAATAAAAAATAACATTGTTGAAACAAGACCTATTAAAGGTACAAGACCTAGAGGTAAAAATGAGGATGAAGATTTAAAAAATAGACAAGAACTTATAAATAGTGAAAAAGATAAATCTGAGTTATTAATGATTGTAGATTTAGAGAGAAATGATTTAAGCAAAGTATGTAAACCTTACTCTGTAAAAGTAACAGAACTTTTTAAATTAGAAGAATACAGTACCGTATTCCATTTAGTATCAACTATTACAGGTGAATTAAAAGATGAATGCACATCAATAGACTGCATAAAAGCATGTTTTCCTGGTGGTTCTATAACTGGTGCACCTAAGGTTAGATCTATGGAAGTAATTGAAAAATTAGAACCTACTAAAAGAAATATTTACACAGGATGTATAGGATACTTAGGCTTTGACGGTAATGCAGATTTAAATATAGTTATAAGAACTATACTTATGAAAGGTAAAAAAGCGTATCTAGGGGTTGGTGGTGGAATCACTTGGGAATCTGAAGCTCAAGCAGAATATGACGAGACACTAGATAAGGCTAAAGCCTTAATGAAAGTGCTATAA
- a CDS encoding aminotransferase class IV yields the protein MMLLNGEIIKDDKIFLDSGFYFGRGLFETMFVNNIPLFLQDHLCRINEGLSIIGINKKITKHEVMDAVKKLQCNNCVLKLMVSEKNILFNTRKNNYTEEQYKKGFKVKISSVKRNESSKLTYLKSLNHLENILEHEKCIDEGYNEVLFFNTDDKLAEGSVSNVFFIKNEKIYTPSKKCGLLKGVVRKFIINNFDITEGEFSKEDLISADSIFLTNSVMGVMKVSNIYNKSFNEYNMIEKIRIAYQEELTKH from the coding sequence ATGATGCTTTTAAATGGAGAAATAATAAAAGATGATAAAATTTTTTTAGATAGTGGTTTTTATTTTGGAAGAGGACTTTTTGAAACTATGTTCGTAAACAACATACCACTCTTTCTTCAAGATCATTTATGTAGGATAAATGAAGGTCTTTCTATTATAGGAATAAATAAAAAAATTACTAAACATGAAGTTATGGATGCTGTAAAAAAGCTTCAGTGCAATAATTGTGTGTTAAAGCTAATGGTCTCAGAAAAAAATATATTGTTTAATACTAGAAAAAATAATTATACTGAAGAACAGTACAAGAAAGGTTTTAAAGTTAAAATAAGCTCTGTTAAAAGAAACGAGTCTTCTAAACTTACATATTTAAAATCTTTGAATCATTTAGAAAATATATTAGAACACGAAAAATGTATTGATGAAGGATATAATGAGGTATTGTTTTTCAATACTGATGATAAACTAGCTGAAGGAAGTGTTTCTAATGTGTTTTTTATAAAAAATGAAAAAATATATACTCCATCTAAAAAATGTGGATTACTTAAAGGTGTAGTAAGAAAATTTATAATAAATAATTTTGATATTACTGAAGGCGAATTCAGTAAGGAAGATTTAATATCTGCAGATAGCATTTTTTTAACTAATAGCGTTATGGGAGTAATGAAGGTGTCTAATATTTACAATAAAAGCTTTAATGAATATAACATGATTGAGAAAATAAGAATAGCTTATCAAGAGGAATTGACAAAACACTAA
- a CDS encoding thiamine phosphate synthase, with product MFNLKESKKIYIVTNRHLIEKSSNLCEAIEKCAFKGADGVILREKDLEYEALKHLGEKIKIITDKYNIPLIINGNIKVALDINAYGFHTGFENFKNMKGNESICEKIAVGVSVHKTEEAVEAERLGANYLLAGHIFKTDCKLGLKGRGIGFLEKICENVTIPVIAIGGIKEDNIKKVLNTKACGVAIMSSAMKIG from the coding sequence TTGTTTAATTTAAAGGAAAGTAAAAAGATATACATAGTTACAAATAGGCATTTAATAGAGAAGAGCAGTAATCTGTGTGAAGCAATAGAAAAATGTGCATTTAAGGGTGCAGATGGTGTTATATTAAGGGAAAAAGATTTAGAGTATGAAGCGTTAAAGCATTTAGGTGAAAAAATTAAAATTATAACAGATAAGTATAATATTCCTTTGATTATTAATGGAAATATTAAAGTAGCTTTAGATATAAATGCTTATGGATTCCATACAGGATTTGAAAATTTTAAAAATATGAAGGGCAATGAAAGTATTTGTGAAAAAATTGCTGTGGGTGTGTCGGTTCATAAAACAGAAGAAGCAGTGGAAGCAGAAAGGCTTGGTGCAAATTATTTATTGGCAGGTCATATATTTAAAACAGATTGTAAGTTAGGGTTAAAAGGAAGAGGAATAGGGTTTTTAGAAAAAATATGTGAAAATGTTACTATACCAGTTATAGCCATAGGAGGAATAAAGGAAGATAACATAAAAAAGGTTTTAAATACTAAAGCTTGTGGAGTGGCTATTATGTCTTCGGCTATGAAAATAGGATAA
- a CDS encoding asparaginase, whose translation MSEILVNVNRGPIVESLHRGDVAVVNSEGKLLYSIGDPYKVTYMRSAAKPIQTLNVILSGAADKFKFTDEEISIMCASHYGEDFHRKTVEGIMKKIGLSVNDLLCGTTLSLNEEYKNQLIWNHVKLNPTNTDCSGKHAGMLAVCIYNGYDIKGYNLEQHVIQKEIKKVVAEMCNIDEKKIVIGTDGCTVPVYGIALYNMALGFAKLANADNLSIPYKNAANRVFKAMNNAPEMVAGTNGFCTELIKNTHGKLIGKFGAEAVYCIGIKGRDIGIAIKIEDGNSNRALYPVVMQCLEDLNVLDQEEKKALNKFKIIKNLNNIGKSVGEIKPIFHLK comes from the coding sequence ATGTCAGAAATACTTGTGAATGTAAATAGGGGACCTATAGTAGAAAGCTTGCATAGAGGTGATGTAGCTGTAGTTAATAGTGAAGGAAAACTTTTATATTCTATTGGAGATCCATATAAGGTTACTTATATGCGGTCGGCAGCAAAACCAATTCAAACTTTAAATGTAATCCTGAGTGGTGCAGCAGATAAATTTAAATTTACAGATGAGGAAATTTCTATAATGTGTGCTTCTCATTATGGTGAAGATTTTCATAGAAAAACAGTTGAAGGTATAATGAAAAAAATAGGATTGTCTGTAAATGATCTTTTATGTGGAACTACGTTATCTTTAAATGAAGAATATAAGAATCAGCTTATATGGAATCACGTAAAACTAAATCCTACAAATACTGATTGTTCAGGAAAGCATGCAGGTATGCTTGCTGTATGCATTTATAATGGTTATGACATAAAGGGCTATAATTTAGAACAACATGTTATACAAAAAGAAATAAAAAAAGTAGTAGCAGAAATGTGTAATATAGATGAGAAAAAAATAGTAATAGGAACAGATGGATGTACAGTTCCAGTGTATGGTATTGCTCTATATAATATGGCATTGGGATTTGCAAAGTTGGCAAATGCAGATAATTTGTCTATACCATATAAGAATGCTGCAAATAGGGTTTTTAAGGCTATGAATAATGCACCTGAAATGGTAGCAGGTACTAATGGATTTTGTACAGAACTTATAAAAAATACTCATGGCAAGTTAATAGGTAAATTTGGAGCAGAAGCAGTTTATTGTATTGGAATAAAAGGTAGGGACATTGGTATAGCGATAAAAATAGAAGATGGTAATAGTAATAGAGCATTATATCCAGTAGTTATGCAATGTCTTGAAGATTTAAACGTTTTAGATCAAGAAGAGAAAAAGGCTTTAAATAAGTTTAAAATAATAAAAAATTTAAACAATATAGGAAAAAGTGTTGGAGAAATAAAGCCTATTTTTCATTTAAAATAG
- a CDS encoding GNAT family N-acetyltransferase produces MYTNLKSLLKSERLRLTSLNEKDILSMEQWYNNVDFLRLYDMTMAFPKSSAQLYEMLNEKRKSNNSYIFAIRTLDEDKFIGVAGFENILWNNGTSVVFIGLGDEECRGKGYGKEAMQMLLNFGFQELNLHRIQLDVLSYNKAAIKLYESLGFKREGVYREFIHRDGKRYDMYLYGLLRYEVENNM; encoded by the coding sequence ATGTATACAAATTTAAAAAGTTTACTTAAGAGTGAGAGATTAAGACTTACATCATTAAATGAAAAAGATATATTATCTATGGAACAATGGTATAATAATGTGGATTTTTTGCGATTATATGATATGACCATGGCTTTTCCAAAATCTTCAGCTCAATTATATGAAATGCTTAATGAGAAGAGAAAATCTAATAATAGTTATATTTTTGCCATAAGGACTTTAGATGAAGATAAATTTATAGGTGTTGCAGGTTTTGAAAATATACTATGGAACAATGGTACATCAGTAGTATTTATAGGATTAGGAGATGAAGAGTGTAGGGGAAAGGGATATGGTAAAGAGGCTATGCAAATGCTTTTAAATTTTGGATTTCAAGAACTTAACTTACATAGAATTCAATTAGATGTTTTATCTTATAATAAGGCAGCTATCAAGCTTTATGAAAGTCTTGGTTTCAAGAGAGAAGGAGTTTATAGGGAATTTATACATAGAGATGGAAAAAGATATGATATGTATCTTTATGGACTTTTAAGATATGAAGTAGAGAATAATATGTAA
- a CDS encoding MerR family transcriptional regulator has product MCQNENNLFTIGQFSKKAGVTLRTLRYYDKIGLLKPSYHNDLGHRLYSKQDFGSLQKILTLKFIGLSLEDISNIIKYDNNDQDLKKPLEIQKTIMEEKIQHIQMVIKAIDEAVHMLDNNNILNWDKFVNIINVINTDKKWIEQYENASNLRARIRIHELFSTNKQGWMNWFFNNLYVPSNASILEVGCGDGSLWKKNFSNIPCNWNITLTDFSNGMLKDAKKNLANKASRFKFKIADAQKLPFEDDSFDVIIANNMLYHVPDREKAFSEANRILKNNGLFYASTVGKNHMKEMREIVAKFNSESITTKSWDLTENFQLENGLKQVSKWFKEVKLKRYEDSLIVTDPIPLVDYIFSMPGNTKDIFTEDKLQNLIKFLQEEIKKTGGIYITKDTGFFQGIK; this is encoded by the coding sequence ATGTGCCAAAATGAAAATAACTTATTTACTATCGGTCAATTTTCAAAGAAGGCAGGAGTTACCTTAAGGACTTTAAGATATTATGATAAAATAGGCTTACTAAAACCTAGTTATCATAATGATTTAGGTCATAGGCTATATAGTAAACAAGACTTTGGAAGTTTGCAAAAAATACTAACCTTGAAATTTATAGGTCTTTCTTTAGAGGATATATCAAATATAATAAAGTATGACAACAATGATCAAGATTTAAAAAAGCCTCTGGAAATACAAAAAACCATAATGGAAGAAAAAATACAACATATACAAATGGTTATAAAAGCCATTGATGAAGCAGTACATATGTTAGACAACAATAATATATTAAATTGGGATAAGTTTGTTAATATAATAAACGTAATAAACACTGATAAAAAGTGGATTGAACAATATGAAAACGCTTCTAATCTGCGAGCAAGAATTAGGATACATGAACTTTTTAGTACCAATAAACAAGGATGGATGAATTGGTTTTTCAATAACTTATATGTACCTTCCAATGCCTCTATACTTGAGGTTGGCTGCGGAGACGGAAGCCTATGGAAAAAAAATTTTTCAAACATCCCATGTAATTGGAATATAACTTTAACAGACTTTTCTAACGGAATGCTTAAAGATGCCAAAAAAAATTTAGCAAATAAAGCATCAAGATTTAAATTTAAAATAGCTGATGCTCAGAAATTGCCATTTGAAGATGATTCTTTTGATGTAATTATTGCCAATAACATGCTATATCATGTACCTGACAGAGAAAAAGCTTTCTCAGAAGCAAATCGAATTTTAAAAAATAATGGTTTATTCTATGCCTCTACAGTTGGCAAAAACCATATGAAGGAAATGAGAGAAATCGTAGCTAAGTTTAATTCTGAGAGTATAACTACTAAGAGTTGGGATTTAACAGAAAACTTTCAATTAGAAAATGGTCTTAAACAGGTTTCAAAATGGTTTAAAGAGGTAAAACTAAAAAGATATGAAGATAGTTTAATTGTAACAGACCCTATTCCTCTTGTAGATTACATATTTTCAATGCCTGGAAATACAAAAGATATTTTTACTGAAGATAAACTTCAAAATCTTATAAAATTTTTACAGGAAGAAATTAAAAAAACAGGAGGAATTTATATAACAAAGGACACAGGATTTTTTCAAGGAATCAAATAA